The Atribacteraceae bacterium genome includes a region encoding these proteins:
- a CDS encoding sugar ABC transporter substrate-binding protein, with protein sequence MKKISVWLVGVTVLLLMSVGLVQAQEPVEITFWHHEAPAHRVAAFQRVIDLFEAENPGVQVTQEVVMWGDAWIKTLSAIEAGTLPDFQFSIPDLMMTVYRAGVVEPITDLVKEIDEAYQLFPAQRDMYYHDGEYWGLPIFTMVMLWTYRPSFLEEFVGTTEPPRTWEEALDYARKITEVSGEEVYGIGIGGAKNLMTTEQAYIFLNTVGARFFDEQGNVIFNSPQTIEAIELYKDFFEFNPPGAEAWSWGEIELNIAAGTLAMSPYFPSVQKRFHEEFDSDDYAAAHIPFYNGRRGTITYPNEVHIYKSTFEHPERVAAVKDFIRFMMRPEINAILTAVQEPGGFFPTTVAASQADDYWNDPIVSRFENIHRVAFEALADYANLYGFEYGRWVNLGIGDITGADILADVVHRVVTGAMTVEEAVAWGHAEMEKFSEPVPLQ encoded by the coding sequence ATGAAGAAAATCAGTGTCTGGTTGGTTGGCGTTACGGTGTTGTTGCTGATGAGTGTTGGTCTGGTTCAGGCGCAGGAACCCGTCGAAATCACTTTCTGGCATCACGAGGCTCCGGCGCACCGGGTGGCGGCCTTTCAAAGGGTGATTGATCTGTTTGAAGCCGAGAATCCCGGCGTACAGGTCACTCAGGAAGTGGTGATGTGGGGGGACGCCTGGATCAAGACCCTTTCGGCGATCGAGGCCGGGACGTTGCCCGATTTTCAGTTCTCGATTCCCGATTTGATGATGACCGTCTACCGGGCCGGAGTGGTGGAACCGATCACCGACCTGGTCAAAGAAATCGATGAAGCCTATCAACTGTTCCCCGCCCAGCGGGATATGTACTACCACGACGGTGAGTACTGGGGACTGCCGATCTTCACCATGGTTATGCTGTGGACCTACCGGCCGAGTTTTCTCGAGGAATTTGTAGGCACCACCGAGCCTCCGCGGACCTGGGAGGAGGCCCTCGATTATGCTCGGAAAATCACCGAAGTCTCCGGTGAGGAAGTTTATGGTATCGGTATCGGCGGGGCGAAGAACCTGATGACCACCGAGCAGGCTTATATCTTCTTGAATACCGTTGGGGCGAGATTTTTCGATGAACAGGGGAACGTGATTTTCAACAGCCCCCAAACCATCGAAGCGATCGAGCTCTACAAAGACTTTTTCGAATTCAACCCCCCCGGCGCGGAAGCCTGGTCCTGGGGTGAAATCGAGTTGAACATCGCAGCTGGCACTTTGGCCATGTCTCCCTATTTTCCCAGTGTCCAGAAACGATTTCACGAGGAATTCGATTCCGACGATTACGCCGCCGCGCACATCCCGTTTTATAACGGCCGCCGCGGCACCATCACCTATCCCAACGAAGTCCATATTTATAAGTCGACCTTTGAACACCCCGAGCGTGTGGCAGCGGTCAAGGATTTTATCCGGTTCATGATGCGTCCGGAAATCAATGCCATACTCACCGCCGTTCAGGAGCCCGGCGGGTTCTTCCCGACGACCGTGGCGGCGTCACAGGCGGATGATTACTGGAACGACCCGATTGTTTCCCGCTTTGAGAACATTCACCGGGTGGCCTTCGAAGCCCTCGCCGATTACGCGAACCTGTATGGGTTCGAATACGGAAGATGGGTCAATCTGGGCATTGGAGACATCACCGGCGCGGACATCCTGGCTGACGTCGTGCACCGGGTGGTGACCGGCGCAATGACCGTGGAAGAGGCGGTGGCCTGGGGACATGCGGAGATGGAAAAATTCTCCGAACCCGTTCCGCTTCAATA
- a CDS encoding GntR family transcriptional regulator, which yields MQVIEKSSSVPIHVQLRKILLEMVEGGKIRAGERLFSEAELCRKFAISRMTVRKVIDDLAKEGYLYRVPGKGTFVSRPKIVEKLAYLVTFTEDMFSRGMKPGCYIYEREVEEPCAKISEILNLGRDEKIIRLKRLLFADQEPICIQEVFLPLKLFHQFLKVTNREIENQDLCEILNAFIARPVAWARQTLSAVALSREEEEALNVPSGFPGLLCERVTYDETDLPIEYVTFLYRSDRYTFMIDLVKPNLNRITPGITSREKGFFNGQASLGSPLGSPSKTT from the coding sequence GTGCAGGTCATTGAAAAATCTTCTTCGGTTCCTATTCATGTCCAATTGCGGAAAATCCTCCTGGAGATGGTGGAAGGCGGGAAGATCAGGGCCGGGGAACGGCTTTTCTCGGAAGCGGAACTCTGCCGTAAGTTTGCGATCAGCCGGATGACCGTCCGTAAGGTGATCGACGACCTGGCCAAGGAGGGATACCTCTACCGGGTTCCCGGCAAGGGCACCTTCGTCTCCCGGCCGAAAATCGTGGAAAAGCTGGCCTATCTGGTGACCTTCACCGAAGATATGTTTTCCCGGGGGATGAAGCCCGGCTGTTATATCTACGAGCGGGAAGTGGAAGAGCCTTGTGCTAAAATCTCCGAGATCCTCAACCTGGGGCGGGACGAAAAGATCATCCGCCTCAAGCGGCTCCTGTTCGCCGATCAGGAGCCGATCTGTATCCAGGAGGTCTTTTTGCCCCTCAAGCTCTTCCACCAGTTCCTGAAGGTGACCAACCGGGAGATCGAAAATCAGGATCTTTGTGAGATTCTCAACGCCTTCATCGCGCGTCCGGTGGCCTGGGCCAGACAAACTCTCTCCGCGGTCGCCCTCTCTCGCGAGGAAGAGGAAGCGCTCAACGTGCCGTCCGGTTTCCCGGGGCTTTTGTGCGAAAGGGTGACCTATGACGAGACGGATCTACCCATCGAATACGTGACCTTCCTTTACCGTTCCGATCGCTACACCTTCATGATCGACCTCGTGAAACCGAACCTGAACCGGATCACCCCCGGGATCACCAGCCGGGAAAAAGGCTTTTTCAATGGCCAAGCCAGTCTGGGTTCGCCGCTCGGATCCCCGAGTAAAACCACCTGA